A stretch of Cheilinus undulatus linkage group 20, ASM1832078v1, whole genome shotgun sequence DNA encodes these proteins:
- the LOC121528546 gene encoding ectonucleotide pyrophosphatase/phosphodiesterase family member 7-like — protein MLLPFCLAVLCLCGVSPSAAAPTRDASRSASTRNKVLLVSFDGFRWDYDQDVDTPNLDQMVLDGVKAEYVTPPFLTITSPAHFTLLTGRYIENHGVIHNLWFNTTTQEKKQYYQTQFVDSYWDNGSLPIWITAQRQGLKAGSLHFPGTAATYRNETVKFRQVEPFLYDHSNETDWRKNIDKVVGEWFHQQDLDFVSLYFGQPDLVGHRYGPDSPERREMVKQVDRTVGYLREKIQQHGLTDKLNIIITADHGMTTVLRGGTVNEIMLSKIPGFSFRDIEFHLVDYGPAGMLLPKEGKLEKVYQALKGGHPHLHVYKKEEMPARLHYSNHPRLLPIILYADPGYVINGFFSFQTNKGEHGFDNLEMDMKPFFRAVGPDFKKNLRFGNFETVNVYPLMCHLLGIKPEINDGHLDNTKGMLVSRINPEGDGNVVDTRHQVFIGLSAVTGFLVLVFIVTVLQAWCKRSRKENGYETKQMDDEKEKDTKQTSF, from the exons ATGCTGCTGCCATTCTGCCTCGCTGTTCTCTGCCTCTGTGGCgtctctccctctgctgctgCCCCGACACGGGACGCTTCCAGATCTGCCTCAACTAGGAACAAGGTACTGCTGGTCTCCTTCGATGGTTTTCGCTGGGACTACGACCAAGATGTGGACACCCCTAACCTGGATCAGATGGTCCTGGATGGGGTGAAAGCAGAATACGTGACACCGCCGTTCCTCACCATCACCAGCCCGGCACACTTCACCCTGCTCACAG GTCGTTACATTGAGAATCACGGCGTCATCCATAACTTGTGGTTCAACACGACCACTCAGGAGAAGAAGCAGTACTACCAGACCCAGTTTGTTGATTCCTACTGGGACAATGGAAGCCTACCCATCTGGATAACAGCACAGAGACAG GGTCTGAAAGCAGGCTCTCTGCATTTTCCTGGCACAGCAGCCACCTACAGAAACGAGACTGTGAAGTTTCGGCAGGTAGAGCCCTTTCTCTACGATCACTCCAATGAGACAGACTGGAGGAAGAACATCGACAAGGTGGTTGGAGAGTGGTTCCACCAACAAGACCTGGACTTTGTCTCCTTGTACTTTGGACAACCAGACTTGGTAGGCCACAGATATGGACCTGATTCTCCAGAGCGCAGAGAGATGGTCAAACAAGTGGACCGTACCGTGGGCTACTTACGAGAAAAGATCCAACAACACGGCCTCACAGACAAGctcaacatcatcatcaccgCCGACCACGGGATGACCACAGTCCTACGAGGTGGAACGGTCAATGAGATCATGCTCTCTAAGATCCCCGGCTTCAGCTTCAGAGACATCGAGTTTCATCTGGTGGATTACGGCCCCGCTGGGATGCTGCTTCCTAAAGAGGGGAAGCTGGAGAAGGTGTACCAGGCTCTGAAGGGGGGACACCCTCACCTTCATGTGTACAAGAAGGAGGAGATGCCAGCCAgactacactacagtaaccatCCTCGACTCCTGCCCATCATCCTCTATGCTGATCCTGGATATGTTATCAATGGG TTCTTTTCTTTCCAAACCAACAAAGGAGAGCACGGCTTCGACAACTTGGAGATGGATATGAAGCCGTTCTTCAGGGCTGTGGGTCCTGATTTCAAGAAAAACCTGCGGTTTGGGAACTTTGAGACAGTTAATGTGTACCCACTGATGTGCCATCTATTAGGAATAAAACCTGAGATCAATGACGGACATTTGGACAACACCAAAGGCATGCTGGTCTCCAGAATAAACCCAGAGGGAGACGGCAATG TTGTAGATACCCGGCACCAGGTGTTTATCGGCCTCTCAGCAGTGACCGGCTTTCTGGTGTTGGTGTTCATAGTGACTGTTCTGCAAGCCTGGTgtaaaaggagcagaaaagaAAACGG CTACGAAACCAAACAAATGGATGATGAAAAGGAAAAGGACACTAAGCAGACCAGCTTTTAA